One window from the genome of Chroococcidiopsis sp. TS-821 encodes:
- a CDS encoding PstS family phosphate ABC transporter substrate-binding protein: MDLLLRQLHYTYFAGRGFQQLASQQVPLAVQQVFSDRIISYYWDILNPPSLGYRAVYLHQITSSQTLFGWLYHEGIDEKSQNAIPYFICYYLEETLLSFHLETIFTYLQKGPLVVIDRHNPSIIEKKVIPNLWNYKPARPGVLISPEVCQQCHTALSKGELINLFVPLSAQETVIVPSEQTYEQQIANLSVYQHYIIEGIIDDLEKLSHSNHQQPQQLSLSKSNTQTNSVLLTKFSENLAIALAPNNGVAPSEKNSTQDEPLTLNSMPLERNNIQFLLRIGIIATALAVTLSIYRLIQFSISNPTTSEVSSNSSISVSYRTFAEVPNVPKGIFNYGGSPTFAPLRSPAILSAISQSQRQFQLRFVEPVGVPQSSSEGIQMLLDGELSFALSSRPLKENELNQAKLRGFALEQIPVAIDGITFFVNPRNLIVGLNLSQLQDIFSGEINNWKTVGGSDLPIAAFSFDPQVSGTADVVQQRVLAGREFGNNVQIVRTASEAILKVAATPGGISYASASVVVGQKTIYPLPLSRAPGEMFITPFVGVNETVLNKTALANASYPLTRRLFVIVKRDGSLDEQAGVAYANLLATDEGEKLIDEAGFVPIR, from the coding sequence ATGGATTTACTCTTAAGACAACTCCACTACACTTATTTTGCTGGTAGAGGATTTCAACAGCTTGCAAGTCAGCAAGTACCACTAGCAGTACAGCAAGTCTTTAGCGATCGCATTATTTCCTACTACTGGGATATATTGAATCCTCCGAGTTTAGGATACCGTGCGGTTTACTTACACCAAATAACTTCATCCCAGACGTTATTTGGCTGGCTATATCATGAAGGAATCGACGAAAAATCGCAAAATGCTATTCCTTATTTCATCTGCTACTACTTAGAAGAAACACTCCTTAGCTTTCATTTAGAAACTATATTTACTTATCTACAAAAAGGACCATTAGTCGTCATTGACCGACACAATCCATCAATAATAGAAAAAAAAGTTATCCCTAATTTGTGGAATTATAAACCTGCACGCCCTGGAGTGCTGATATCGCCAGAAGTTTGTCAGCAGTGTCATACAGCCTTAAGTAAAGGAGAATTAATCAATTTATTTGTTCCACTCTCTGCACAAGAAACAGTTATCGTACCTAGCGAACAAACCTATGAGCAGCAAATTGCCAATCTATCAGTTTATCAACATTACATTATCGAGGGAATTATAGACGATTTAGAAAAGCTATCTCATTCCAATCATCAACAGCCGCAGCAATTGTCTTTAAGCAAAAGCAATACACAAACAAATTCAGTTTTATTAACTAAATTCAGCGAGAATTTAGCGATCGCCCTTGCGCCAAATAATGGTGTTGCTCCATCAGAAAAAAACTCTACACAAGATGAGCCACTTACACTAAATAGTATGCCTCTCGAGCGTAATAATATTCAATTTCTACTACGCATTGGAATTATTGCTACAGCACTAGCGGTCACACTTTCAATTTATAGATTAATTCAATTTAGCATTTCTAACCCAACCACTTCCGAAGTTAGTAGTAATAGTAGTATTTCTGTTTCATACAGAACCTTCGCCGAGGTTCCCAATGTTCCTAAAGGCATATTTAACTATGGTGGTTCGCCGACGTTTGCACCGTTACGTTCTCCAGCTATCCTATCTGCAATTAGTCAGTCGCAAAGACAGTTTCAGCTACGTTTTGTTGAACCTGTTGGTGTTCCTCAAAGTTCTAGCGAGGGCATACAAATGTTGCTTGATGGCGAATTAAGTTTCGCACTTTCATCGCGCCCTTTAAAAGAAAATGAATTAAACCAAGCAAAACTGCGTGGCTTTGCGCTTGAGCAAATCCCTGTTGCTATTGATGGTATTACTTTTTTTGTTAATCCTCGCAATCTTATTGTTGGTCTAAATCTATCGCAACTCCAAGATATTTTTTCAGGAGAAATCAATAACTGGAAAACTGTAGGAGGATCGGATCTTCCGATCGCCGCGTTTAGTTTTGATCCGCAAGTGAGTGGTACTGCTGATGTTGTGCAACAACGAGTTTTAGCTGGAAGAGAATTTGGTAATAATGTGCAAATTGTACGCACAGCTAGTGAAGCTATTCTGAAAGTCGCTGCTACTCCTGGCGGTATTAGTTATGCTTCTGCATCTGTTGTCGTCGGACAAAAAACTATCTACCCTCTACCGCTATCTAGAGCACCAGGAGAAATGTTTATTACTCCTTTTGTTGGTGTCAATGAAACCGTTTTGAATAAAACCGCGCTTGCTAACGCTTCATATCCATTAACTCGCCGACTGTTTGTGATTGTCAAGCGTGATGGTAGTCTTGATGAGCAAGCCGGAGTTGCTTATGCGAATTTGTTAGCAACTGATGAGGGGGAAAAATTAATAGACGAAGCTGGTTTTGTACCCATTCGTTGA